From the Niveibacterium microcysteis genome, the window TCTGGTTGATCGGCTTACCGGACGCCTTCGCGTGCGCGAGCAACCGGAACGCGTTTTCGACCATCACCACCGCGCCGTCGACCATCATGCCGATGCCAATTGCCAACCCCGCAAGCGACATCAGGTTCGCCGACATGCCGAACTGATTCATCATGAGGAAGGCCATCAGCATCGCCAGCGGCAAGGTGACGATCACGACGATCGCCGAGCGCACTTCGCCGAGGAACAGGAACAGCACAATCGCAACGAGGATGGAGCCTTCAACCAGCGCGCGCTCCGCTGTCTTGAGCGCCTTGTCGACGATATCGGTGCGGTCGTAGATCGGTTTGAGGCTCACGCCTTCGGGCAACGCGGCTTGCGCGGTGGCGAGCTTGCCCTTCACCGCATCGACGACGCTCTTCGCGTTCTCGCCGACACGCGAGAGCGCCATGCCGAGCACAGCTTCCTTGCCGTCACGGGTCACCGCACCGAAACGCAGCGCCGGAGCTTCGGTCACCGTCGCCACATCGCGCACATAGATCGGCGCGCCGTCGCGCTCAGCCAGCACGATCGAACCGATATCCCGCGTGTTGGCCACCAGCCCCAGCCCGCGCACGAGGTACTGCTCACGCCCGATGTTGAGGTACTGCCCACCGACCTGCTTGTTGTTGGCGGTGAGCTGCTCCATGACCTCCTTGAAACCGAGCTCGTACTTGATCAGCTTCGCCGGATCGATTTGCACCTGGTACTGCTTCTCTTCACCGCCCCAGGTGATGACGTCGTCCACGCCCGGCGCAGTGCGCAGGATCAGCCGCACCGTCCAGTCGTGCAAGGTGCGCAGGTCCATCGCTGTAAGTTTCTTGTCGGCCGACTCCACCGTGTACCAGAACACCTGCCCGAGGCCGGAGCTGTTCGGCCCCAACACCGGCTCGCCGTAGCCTTGCGGCAAGCGCTCCTTGGCCTCCTGCAGCTTCTCGCCGACCAGGCGGCGTGCGAAGTAGATGTCGACGTTGTCCTTGAAATAGACGCCGACATAGGAGAGGCCGAACAGCGACACCGAGCGCACTTCCTCCACGCCCGCAAGCCCCGCCATCGCGCCTTCGATCGGCGCACTCAGCAGCTTCTCGACATCCTCGGCTGCGAGCCCCGGCGACTCGGTATAGATGTTGACCTGCACCGGCGTGACATCCGGGAAGGCATCGACCGGCACATCCCGAAACGCCTGCACCCCTAGGCCGACGACGACTGCGAAGGCCACCAGTACCAGCACCTTGTACCGCAGCGCGGCATCCACGATTGCATTGAGCATCTTCGTTCTCCTTGGCTCAATGCTCGTCGCTGATCTGCGACTTGAGCAGACGCGCCTTCAAGGCATACGCGCCCGCCACGACCAGCTTGTCGCCGGCTGCAACGCCCGAGCGCACCAGCGTGCTGCCACCGCGCTTCTCGCCGACGTCGATCGCGCGCGGCGCGAAGCCCTCACCCTCGGCGACAAAGACCGTGGGTTGCCCCTGCAGCAGCACGATTGCGTCGTCGGGGATGGCCAGGTGCGCAGTGGCGGGCGTGTCGCTCGCCACGATGCGCGCCTTGGCAAACATCTCGGGTTTCAGGCGGCCATCCTTGTTGGCAAGTTCGATGCGCGCGAGCACCGTACGCGACGCTTTGTCGAGCATGCCGGCGACGTAGGTCACCTTGCCCTCGAAGCGCTCGCCCGGATAGGCGTCGACGCTCACCGTCGCCACAGCCCCGGTGCGTACCCGCGCCTGCATCGCCTCCGTGAGGCTGGCCTCGATCCACACGGTGGTCAGATCGGCCACCGCAAACATCGGCTCCGAAGGCGTCGCCAGCTCGCCCACCGTTGCCTTGCGAGCGACAACCGCACCGGCAAACGGGGCAACAACATTCAGCCACGCACCGCCTCGCCCTGCGGCGGACGGGTCGGCCCCGAGCACGCGCACGCGCTCTTCGGCCGCGCGCAGCTCGGCTGCTGCCTTTTCGTGCTCGGCGCGTGCGCGCAGGTAGTCCTTCTGCGCGATGATCTCGTCGGCATGCAGCGCCTCGGCGCGCTTGAGATCCGCCTCGGCAATGCGCGCCGAAGCGCGCGCAACACTCAGGCCTGCATTTGCCTCGCCCAGCGCCACGCTCTCGACCACAGCAAGCAGTTGGCCGGCGCGTACCGGCGCACCCAGAGCGGCGGCCACACTGACGACGCGTCCCTCCACCGGAGCCGCCACGCGGGCAAAGCGCTCAGCGTTGGGCTGGATGGTCGCGGTGACCTCAATCTCGTCCTTCTGCGGCGTTGCTTGCAGCACCTCGACCTTGAGGCCGCTGCGCTCCAGCTCGTCCTTGCTCAGGCTCAGTTCGCCCTCGCTGTGCGGTGCCACTGTTTCCGTCTTCGCGCCTTTGTCGGCCGACTCAGGGGTTTCGCTCTTGGCGCCACAGCCGACCAGCAGGGCGAGCGCCACAGCACTGGCGACAAGGCTGAGCGGTGGCGTCAGGCCACGGTATTTGCGGCTTGGAGTCATGGTTGTTTTCCTTGTTCGGGGGCGAGGGGCCGGCCCGCGGCGTGCATCAACGCGAGGCGCGTGTTCTGGAAATCGAGTTGGGAATCGATCAGGTCGCGGCGGGCGTCGAGCGCCTGCCTGCTGACGACGATGTGTTCGAGCAAGCCAATCTGCCCGGCACGCCGGGATTTCTCCGAGAGCTGTGCGTTGCTTCCGAGCGTCGGTGCGACCACGCTCTGCAAGCGCTGCACACGGCGCTGTAAACTCTGCAGCCGGGCATGCAGACTGCGCACGTTCGCCTCGCCATCGCGCAAGCTGCTCTCGCGTTCGATCTGCGCCTGCGTCAGTGCGGCGCTGGCTTCGCCCACGCCGCTGGCATTGCGTTTGAATAGCGGCAGGGGGACGGACAACGACAGTGTCGTCAGGCGCTCGCGCGCGTCTACCGCCCCTTCACGCCCAACGCTCAGACCCAGCGTCACATCCGGAATACGGCTCGCCCGTTCCAAGCCCAGCCTTGAACGGGCGCTCTCCTCCTGCGCAGCGAGCGCACGCACGCGCGGCTGGGTCGGCAGTGCAGAGAGCAACGGCGCTAACGCGGGGAGCGGCTGCTCCAGCCCGTCGGCGAGATCCGCCGACACCTCGGGCTGCGTGCCGGCGGGCCACTGCAGCGTGGCTGCAAGTTCATTGCGCGCGTCGATCAACTGCTCGCGGGTGGCTTCCAGTTGGCTGTGGGCGCGCTCGGCTTCAACGACGGCGACGTTCGCATCGAGCTTGGTGTCTTCACCTGCCGCGCGGCGCTTGGCCACAGCCGTGGCGGTCTGCTCGAAGAGGATCAGAGCGGCTTCCTCGACACCGACCCGTTGCTGCAAGGCCTGCACCCGGTAGGCCTGCTGCGCGACCAGTACCTGAAGCTCGCGCCGCAAGCTCTCCAGCTCAGCCGCTTGCGCGGCCATCGCAGCCTCGGACGCCGAGACGCGATAGCCGCGCTGCCCGCCGATCTCCAGCGTTTGCGAAAGTCCCGCGGACCACTCCTTGCGGCGCTCGTCCGGCAAACCGGGCTGGGGCACCTCGCGCCGAGTGCCCTCCCAGTTGATCTGGGGGTTGTTGAAGAACAGCGCGCTCGCGTCCTGCGCTGCGCCCTCCAAGGCCGCCTGTTGCGCGGCCTTGCGCCGCAGCGCCGGATTGGCCTGCTCAGCCTGGCGCCAGGCTTCTTCGAGCGTGAGCGCTCGCGCCGCCTGGGGCTCGGTGCTCTGGGCGAAGCTCGTCCCGTTTGTCGCAGCCCACATGGTGGCCGCGACCAAAATCTTGAATCGCATCGGATTCTCCTGAGTACGACGAAATGACGTGGGAGATCCGGCGAGCGCATTGCCACTGCCGAGAGGCTTGTTGCCTGACGGTCAGCTCACGAAGGGAGGTGTGAAGAGATGGGCTCGCCGGGAGTCAGGCGAGCGCGCGATCAGGCCGTTCGGGCCCTGCGGGGATGTGCGAAAGATCGCTGCGGTGATAGATGAACTGCGGTGGCGCGTCGGTGGGAACGACGCCTACGACGAGGTCCGCTGTCAGGGTGGGTGTGGTCAAGTGACAGGTGGCACAGTCGAAGTCGCCCGAACCAGACAATTTCACCCCGCTTTTGGCGTCCGCGCTGCGGTCGGCCTGGCCCTGTTGGTGCTGGTGCTCGTGATGGCCGAAGTGCTTGGCAGCCGAGCCTGTCTCGTGTCGGCAATAGCTCGCCGCCGCCCCCCAGACCGACTGGAGAGGCAGGAAAACGAGCAGCAGGACGAAGACAAGGCGTCGCATGGCGGCGGAGTGTATCAAGGGAACGCGGTCGCCGTCACATCGCGCGCCGGCCGCAGCATGCGCAACCCGTTGGCGACGACCAGCAAACTCGCGCCCATGTCAGCGAAGACGGCCATCCACATCGTTGCCGAGCCGAACAGTGCCAATACCAGAAACACGCCCTTGACGCCCAGTGCCAGCGCGATGTTCTGCCACAGCACGGCGTAGGTACGTCGAGAGAGCGCAAGCGTGTCGGCGAGCTTGTGCAGCTCGTCGGTCATGATCACGATGTCGGCGGCTTCCATTGCGATGTCAGTGCCCACGCCGCCCATTGCGAAACCGACGTCGGCCGCTGCAAGTGCAGGCGCATCGTTGATACCGTCGCCCACCATGGCGGTGGCACCATATTCAGCCTGCAAGGCCTGCACCGCGCACAGCTTGTCCTCCGGCATAAGGTCGCCCCGTACGTTCGTGATCCCCGCCTGCGTGGCGATTGCGCGCGCCGTAGTCGTGTTGTCGCCGCTCAACATCACAACCTCGACGCCCTGCGCACGTAGGGCCGTCACCGCAGCTGCCGCGCCGGATTTGATTGTGTCGGCCACCGCGAACAACGCCAGCACCGCGTGCTCGGAAGCCAACAGCGTCACCGTACGGCCCTGCGCCTCGTGCTCAGCCAGGCGCGCTTCCAGTGCGGCGTCGCAGAGCCCCATGTCATGGATCAGGCTGTGCTTGCCCAGCACATAGTCGTGGCCCTCGATCGTTCCACGAACGCCACGTCCGGGCTCGGCGACGAAGCCCTCCACCGCCAAGCCGTGGTCGGGCAGACCAGCAGCGATGGCCTGCGACACCGGGTGATCGGAGCGCGCCGCGAGGCTCGCGCCGACCGCGATGGGGTCGGAGTTCGATAGCGCTTCCCAGTGCACCAGGCGAGGCTTGCCCTCGGTGACGGTCCCTGTTTTGTCCAGCGCCACGGCGCGCAGGCGCCGGGCCTCTTCGAGAAAGCGCCCACCCTTGATCAGGATGCCGCGCCGCGCAGCCGCTGCCAGCCCGCTGACGATCGTGACCGGCGTCGAGATCACCAGCGCGCAGGGGCACGCAATCACCAGCAGCACCAGTGCTTTGTAGAGCGCCTGTGTCCAACCCCAGCCCAGCAAGAGCGGTGCAAACAAGGCGACGGCTGACGAGATGACGAACACCGCGGGCGTGTAGATGCGGGCGAATCGATCAATGAAACCCTGCATCGGTGCGCGTGTGCTCTGCGCCGCCTCCACCGCGTGGATGATGCGCGCGAGCAGCGAATCGTCGGCGCCGGCCGTGCAGGTGAATTCAAGCCCGCCACTGAGGTTGATCGTGCCGGCAAACACCGCGTCACCCGCCACTTTCTCGACCGGCAGGCTCTCGCCGGTCAGCGGCGACTGGTCGACGCTGCTGGTGCCCGCGACGACCACGCCATCGAGCGGCATACGCTGACCCGGCCCGACCCGCACGCGCGCCCCCACCAACACCTCCGCCGCCGCCACCGTGCGCCAACTGCCGTCGCTCGCCTGCACTTCGGCCTCGGCTGGCGCCAACGACATCAGGCCGGCAATCGCGTTGCGCGCCCGGTCGACGGCGCGCGCCTCGATCAGCTCGGCAATCGCGTACAAGGCCATCACCATCGCCGCTTCCGGCCACTGGCCGATCAGGAAAGCGCCGGTGACGGCGACGCTCATCAGCGCATTGATGTTGAGCCGCCCCTGGCGCAGCGCGGACCAGCCCTTGCGAAAGGTACCCAGGCCCGCCAGTGCGATCGCTGCGACGCCAAGCGACATGCCCGCAACTTGCCAGACACGCCCCGCTGGCGCGAAGTAGCCTAGTGCTTCGGCGCCGATCGCCAGCAACAGCGCGGCAACGAGGCGCGGCCAGCCTTCGGCCAGCCATGTCGCGCGGGCAGCCGGCTCCGCTCCTTCCACGGCCGGCGTCGCGTCAAAACCCGCGGCCCGGATCGCCGACAGCGCAGCGGCCAGCACCCGCTCGTCGGCATCGATCGTGAGCTGACGCTGCGCGAGTTCGAACCGCAGTGCACGAATGCCCGGCACGGCATCGAGCGCTCGCCGGATCTCGCCCTCCTCGACGGGGCAATCCATACTCGGGATGCGGAAACGCGCACCGCGTGTGGCCTCCGGCACGGTAGCTGGCGTCGCGCCCTCCACGGCGTGCTGGCAGCAGCCGCCCGAGCATGGCGCGGGCTGGGCGGTCAGGATGGCAAGTTCTGAGGGTGTATGCATGGTGCCATTTGAAACTCTGGAGCCAGTCCAGAGTCAAGCCTATGATCGAGGCACAGGCAAGCGAACCCGGAAGGCACCGAAAAACATGAAGATTGGCGACATCGCCGCCGCAACCGGCACCCCGATCGACACGATCCGCTACTACGAGCGCGAGGGCCTGCTGCCCACCGCTGCGCGGACTGAGAGCAACTACCGCCTCTACACCGAGTCCCACGCGCAGCGGTTGCTTTTCATCCGCCACTGCCGCTCACTCGACATGACGCTCGACGAGATTCGAGTGCTGCTGCGTTTCAAGGATTCTCCGCACGAGAACTGCGGCGAGGTCAACGCCCTGCTCGACGCGCATATCGGGCATGTGGTGCAGCGAGTACGCGAACTGCGCGCGCTGGAGCAAGAACTCAAACGATTGCGAGCCCAGTGCGTGGAAGCCCAGGACGCAGCCCATTGCGGCATTCTGGAAGACCTGTCGCGCCCCGAGGGCGCTACTCGGTCGAGTGCGGGCCACACTAACAGGCATCACGTCCACGGTGCACACCGATCCGGCAAACGCGCCAACCGTGGGCCTGACTGACGCAGTGCTTGGTCAGGACGCGCAGCTACGCAAACGGCCGCTTTGGGACATCGTGCAGTCGCCTGTCGTTGGCCAAGTGCAGCCGCCCGCTTCAAGCCATAATTGACCGCTTGTCTCGCCATGGCGAGCGGCGGCTTCAGGTCGGATGGCGATGAGTACGTCGCTGCTCGTTAGCTGACGTTCGCGAGCAGACTGCCGGGGAGTCCACCGACCGCTAAGGCCGAGTAGGGGAATTCGGCTCCAGCGCAGTTCAAGGAGCGGAATCGATCTTTGAATGGTGAGCTTTTGCCGAGCACGCATTCCCTTCTTCGCGAGCGCGCTTATAAGCTCTGCATGCAGGAAGTCGGTTCCGCGTGCGACGCGTATCCATCGGGCGCGCGCCTACCGTGCAGTACCCATCCCGCGTGTTGTGGCCTGGAGCGATGGTCAACATCCGCGCCATCTTCACCTCTTCGTACGTGACTCGCTCTGCGTGATCGTAAAAGCCCCCCATGGGCTGCGGGCCGACTTTGAGCGGCTGGACGGTCACTTTTCGCGTAGCCGTGATCTGGCGTTCACCAGTGAAGTCCTCAATCAGACGATCGCGATAAAGCTCGAATGTATGGACTGGCAATCCAAGCACCAGGACATCGATGCGATTCGACGACTGAGCCGCCATCGCCGCATATACCAGAGCTCGATAATGCTCAGTAGTACAGAAGTCAGGATTGAACGTCTTGCACGTTGAGTTGCCGGTCAGCAGCTTTCGAGCGCCAGCGCCAACCGCGAACGTTTGTTCGCCCACCGCGAAGATCGCGCAGGAGTCCCAATGGAAACCGTCGACCCGATCGTTGCTTTCATCATCGTCAGCAACGATCGATTCGACCAGCACTTAATCGTGGCGATCACGAACACACAGACAATTCCCGGTTGGGTGGTCTTTAGGTACTAGTGACTTTGTGTTCCC encodes:
- a CDS encoding efflux RND transporter periplasmic adaptor subunit codes for the protein MTPSRKYRGLTPPLSLVASAVALALLVGCGAKSETPESADKGAKTETVAPHSEGELSLSKDELERSGLKVEVLQATPQKDEIEVTATIQPNAERFARVAAPVEGRVVSVAAALGAPVRAGQLLAVVESVALGEANAGLSVARASARIAEADLKRAEALHADEIIAQKDYLRARAEHEKAAAELRAAEERVRVLGADPSAAGRGGAWLNVVAPFAGAVVARKATVGELATPSEPMFAVADLTTVWIEASLTEAMQARVRTGAVATVSVDAYPGERFEGKVTYVAGMLDKASRTVLARIELANKDGRLKPEMFAKARIVASDTPATAHLAIPDDAIVLLQGQPTVFVAEGEGFAPRAIDVGEKRGGSTLVRSGVAAGDKLVVAGAYALKARLLKSQISDEH
- a CDS encoding TolC family protein, giving the protein MRFKILVAATMWAATNGTSFAQSTEPQAARALTLEEAWRQAEQANPALRRKAAQQAALEGAAQDASALFFNNPQINWEGTRREVPQPGLPDERRKEWSAGLSQTLEIGGQRGYRVSASEAAMAAQAAELESLRRELQVLVAQQAYRVQALQQRVGVEEAALILFEQTATAVAKRRAAGEDTKLDANVAVVEAERAHSQLEATREQLIDARNELAATLQWPAGTQPEVSADLADGLEQPLPALAPLLSALPTQPRVRALAAQEESARSRLGLERASRIPDVTLGLSVGREGAVDARERLTTLSLSVPLPLFKRNASGVGEASAALTQAQIERESSLRDGEANVRSLHARLQSLQRRVQRLQSVVAPTLGSNAQLSEKSRRAGQIGLLEHIVVSRQALDARRDLIDSQLDFQNTRLALMHAAGRPLAPEQGKQP
- a CDS encoding heavy metal translocating P-type ATPase, with the translated sequence MHTPSELAILTAQPAPCSGGCCQHAVEGATPATVPEATRGARFRIPSMDCPVEEGEIRRALDAVPGIRALRFELAQRQLTIDADERVLAAALSAIRAAGFDATPAVEGAEPAARATWLAEGWPRLVAALLLAIGAEALGYFAPAGRVWQVAGMSLGVAAIALAGLGTFRKGWSALRQGRLNINALMSVAVTGAFLIGQWPEAAMVMALYAIAELIEARAVDRARNAIAGLMSLAPAEAEVQASDGSWRTVAAAEVLVGARVRVGPGQRMPLDGVVVAGTSSVDQSPLTGESLPVEKVAGDAVFAGTINLSGGLEFTCTAGADDSLLARIIHAVEAAQSTRAPMQGFIDRFARIYTPAVFVISSAVALFAPLLLGWGWTQALYKALVLLVIACPCALVISTPVTIVSGLAAAARRGILIKGGRFLEEARRLRAVALDKTGTVTEGKPRLVHWEALSNSDPIAVGASLAARSDHPVSQAIAAGLPDHGLAVEGFVAEPGRGVRGTIEGHDYVLGKHSLIHDMGLCDAALEARLAEHEAQGRTVTLLASEHAVLALFAVADTIKSGAAAAVTALRAQGVEVVMLSGDNTTTARAIATQAGITNVRGDLMPEDKLCAVQALQAEYGATAMVGDGINDAPALAAADVGFAMGGVGTDIAMEAADIVIMTDELHKLADTLALSRRTYAVLWQNIALALGVKGVFLVLALFGSATMWMAVFADMGASLLVVANGLRMLRPARDVTATAFP
- the cadR gene encoding Cd(II)/Pb(II)-responsive transcriptional regulator, whose product is MKIGDIAAATGTPIDTIRYYEREGLLPTAARTESNYRLYTESHAQRLLFIRHCRSLDMTLDEIRVLLRFKDSPHENCGEVNALLDAHIGHVVQRVRELRALEQELKRLRAQCVEAQDAAHCGILEDLSRPEGATRSSAGHTNRHHVHGAHRSGKRANRGPD